The sequence below is a genomic window from Sulfuracidifex metallicus DSM 6482 = JCM 9184.
GGTGATAAATATAGCAAAAATCTACACTGATAAAGATGCGTCATTAGACGCTTTAAAAGGTAAAAAAATAGCCGTACTGGGTTACGGAAACCAGGGAAGGGCATGGGCCCTTAATATGAAGGACTCTGGGCTAAACATTGTAGTAGGTCTAGAGAGACAAGGAAAATCTTGGGAAAAGGCAACTAAGGATGGATTCAAGCCGGTGAAGACTGAAGATGCAGTAAAGGACGCAGATGTGATAATATTTCTAATACCTGACATGGTGCAGAGAACGGTATGGTTAGAGAAAGTAAGGCCAAACATGAAGAAGGGAGCAGATCTCGTATTTGCACATGGGTTCAACATACACTTTAAGATGATAGAGCCTCCTACCGACTCGGACGTATACATGGTAGCTCCCAAAGGTCCTGGAGATACAGTAAGGGAATACTACGTAGCTGGAGGGGGAGTACCCGTACTCGTGGCAACTTACCAAGATGTCTCAGGAAAGGCTTTGGAGAAGGCCTTAGCGATAGCTAAGGGTATAGGAGCAACAAGATCAGGAGCATTAGTTAGCTCATTTAAAGAGGAAACAGAAACTGACCTTGTAGGAGAACAAACGATCCTTGTAGGTGGCATAATGGAATTGATGAAGTCTGCCTTCGAGACGTTAGTTGAGATGGGGTATCAACCTGAAGTTGCTTACTTCGAGACTATAAATGAAGTGAAAATGATAGTTGACATAATTCACTCTAAAGGACTTAGTGGAATGCTGCGTGCGGTATCTGACACGGCTAAATACGGTGGAATAACTGTAGGTAAAAAAGTGATTAACGAGGACGTAAGGAAGAGGATAAGAGAAGCCGCGGAGAGAGTCAGAAGTGGAGAGTTCGCAGCGGAATGGGTTGAGGAATACAACAAGGGAATGCCAGTTGTTATTAACGGACTCAAAGAAAATGATAACAGCTTAGAACAAAAGGTAGCGGATGAGCTAAGAGAACTGATCGAGAGAGGAAAACCTAAAAAATGATCTTTTCTTTTTTAGCAAGTGAATAGTAGAAAGAGAAAGGGAACTTCTGCTGAGCTTTTTCTGTTCAAAAAATTGAGAGACAAGGGATTTGCAGTAACTAGATCTCCCGCAAGTGGAAGCAAGAGAAAGGACCCCATACCTGACATTATAGCCCTTAAGAAAGGCATAATTTTGCTAATAGAATTAAAGAGCAGATCTAAGGACGGCAAGGTATACGTAAGTAAGGAACAAGCAGAAGGAGCTATGGTTTTTGCTGACAAAAGTGGTGGATTTCTTTTCCTAGGGATAAAAACACCAACAACATTTAGATTCTTGGATTTCTCTAAGCTGAGACAAACCAAAGGAGGAAATTACGTTGCAGACGAAAAGACTTTAGAGATTGAAGGATTCAGTTTCGATGACCTTATCAGGTTTGTAGATAAAAAACTAGGTATATCCCTAGACGATTTCATGAAAGGTTGATCATTCTGAAAGCCTGATCCTTATTCTAATGTTATGCTTCTTTTCAAGTTTCCTAAGCCTCGAAGTTAGCTTTCTGTTAAATTTACCTATCTCCTCCTTGGGTATATTAACCACGTACTCTCCTTGTTCATATGAAACTGAGGCGTTCGGTATGACGTTCTCGACTATCTTAGATAGTCTATTTTCCATTGAATCGCCCCTAAGTGATCCTGCCTTAACTGGAACTATCATAGTCTGTTCTCCGAAAACATACATCTCATATTCAACCTTATCATTCAAGAAGTCCTTTATCTCAACTACAGGTCTGGTTAGGTCAGCCTCCTTTAGTCCCGATGGAACCTTAACGGTCATTTCTAAAGAATATACCTTTTCAACTCCTCCGTTCTTTATAAAAACAACAGTATCTAAAATATTAGGTATTGTACCAAGATCTGACCTATTAACAAATCTGTGGATGGCATCTATAGGAGATGTTGCATGAACTACTCCTATCATACCTATTCCAGCTAGTCTAAGATCTGTGTATAGTTTGAAGTCCTCATCGTTCCTCATCTCGTCGTAAACAGTATAGTCAGGCCTACTCAATAAAAGTATATCATGAAGTTCACCTATCTCGGCATAGTTCTTTGAGTACTGTGTAATATCTGAAGGTAAATGCATGTCTCTAGGGCTCTCAATAGTCTTAACTATCTTACCGAGTTCCATATAATATTCAGCTAGAGCTTGGGCAAAAGTTGTCTTTCCCATTCCAGGGGAACCCGCTATTATAATTCCCTCAGCGTGTTCCTTGAACTTGTCCAGAAGCTTAGGATCCAAAGAGTAATCCTCCATTTTTCTCCTGGCTACCGGTCTTGTCACCGTCATCTCCCATCCGTCGCTCAACGGCGGTCTTGTAACAACAATCCTATACGTACCTAACTGTATTATCATTGAACCCTTCCTTTCGATTTCTATGAAGGAGCCTTTAACGAAACGGACACTGTTTACAACGTCAGACACTATATGTTTCATTTCTGGTTTGGATATGACTTTATCCGATAGTTCAACGAACTCCCATTCTCCTGGCTTTCCCCTCTTAGCCTTAGGTCTAGAATCTTCCTTTAAATGAACGCTCATGGTAGACTCATCAAAGAACTTCTCAATCACTACTTTATCGTCCGGAAGTGGTTGCAATAGAACGCAGTCAACTTTAATTAAGTCACACATTTTCCTCTGAAGCTCGTCTGACGTAACAACTGTACATCCATTTTCCTTACAATAATCCCTTACAACTACATTAGAGTCCCTGCCAGCTGTTTCACCTACTATGTCAAAACCTATCAGAAGTCTCTCAGCCATTTCCTTTACTCTGTTTATCTCGTCTAACGCTATGTCACCGCTTACCATACCCTCTTTACTCTCTTCCTCCAGTTCTCTTAATAGAGACCTATGAATGAGAATGTTCCCATATATTACATTACGTTCAAGGTATTTTGAAACCCCGTTAAGCAGGGAACTTTTATCTAACATCAAATCTTTCAAAATATGCTTCCCCGTTATCTACAATAAATCGTTAATATAAAATAAAAAAACTTACTTCTTAACAAGGGAGAGGAAATACTTGTGAACCGCTAGAGTATTAGAGAGCTCTGGATGGAAAGTTGTAGCTAACATTCCACCTTCTTGAGCCATTATTGTAACTCCATTAAGTTTAGATAGTGATTTAGCATTACCCCATACCTTAGTTATTGCAGGAGACCTTATGAAAACTACTCTAGACTTTTCTCCGCCTATTTCAGATAGATCAACGTCAGCCTCGAAGCTTTCCCTTTGCCTACCATAATAGTTCCTAACAACGGATACATCCATAGCTTTAAGCAGCTCCTGCTGTTTCTTCACCTTAGAATCAACAGCCTCCTTTGCCAAAATTATTGCACCTGCACAAGTGCCCAGAACTGGAAGGCCGGAGTTTATTTGATCCCTTAATTCATCCATTAGCCCTAGCTTTGAAGCTAACATTCCAATTGTTGTGCTTTCTCCTCCAGGAATTATAACACCGTCTATCTTAGCAATATCCTTTGTAGTCTTTACTGGCACAACATCTACTGAGCCTCCAGCCCTTTTAGTCTGAAGGGCATGCTCCTCAAAACTTCCCTGATAAGCTAGAACGCCTATTTTCATGTATCCCTCACCTGAAGTAACTGATCTGGTGGTAAGGACTTTATGTCTATGCCCATCATTGTCTTCTGTTCGCTAATCATTTTCTGAGCTTCCAAGACTATTTCTGGATACTCCCAACCGGAAGTTGCCATGACTATAGCTCTTGCTCTGACTTCTGGATCCTCGCTCTTAAATATTCCAGAGCCAACGAAAAGTCCGTCAGAACCTAGCCACATCATTAGGGCAGCGTCAGCTGGAGTAGCTATGCCTCCAGCTGCGAAATTAACTATGGGGAGTCTTCCCAGCTTAGCAACCAACTCTATCAATTGATATGATACTTGATACTCTCTCGCTTTCATGTTACGATCTTCTTCTGTCATTGAAACGAGGCTCCTTAGTTCAGAGTTTATAAGCTTCATATGCCTAACTGCTTCACTTACGTTTCCAGTTCCAGGCTCTCCCTTTGTCCTTATCATAGCTGCACCTTCTGAAATACGTCTTAACGCTTCTCCTAGATTTCTAGCTCCATTTACGAATGGAACCTTGAATAGCCATTTATTAATATGATGGGTCTCGTCTGCGGGAGTCAGCACCTCGCTCTCGTCTATCATATCTACGTCTAATGCCTCCAGAACTTTAGCCTCGTAATAATGACCTATCCTTACCTTAGCCATCACTGGTATAGTGATGGTAGACATTACTTCCTCAATTACCTTAGGATCTGCCATTCTTGCCACTCCGCCTGCTTTCCTTACATCATAGGGCAACTTATCTAGAACCATCACTGAGACAGCTCCGCCTTCCTCAGCTATTTCAGCTTGCTTAGTGTTGGTAACATCCATTACTACGCCTCCCTTTTGGAATATAGGGAAGGCATGCTTTACCATAGTTGTGCCTTCTGCTAATTCGGTCTTTGACTTCAACTCTGGTAACTCGGTGAGGAGACCTTGGTCTTTTAAGGAGTCTCGCACCTCAGCGAGCTTGTAGAAATATTCCTCGATCTCCGAGAAGGAGAGCTCATAAATTCTCATAA
It includes:
- the pdxS gene encoding pyridoxal 5'-phosphate synthase lyase subunit PdxS, whose protein sequence is MRIYELSFSEIEEYFYKLAEVRDSLKDQGLLTELPELKSKTELAEGTTMVKHAFPIFQKGGVVMDVTNTKQAEIAEEGGAVSVMVLDKLPYDVRKAGGVARMADPKVIEEVMSTITIPVMAKVRIGHYYEAKVLEALDVDMIDESEVLTPADETHHINKWLFKVPFVNGARNLGEALRRISEGAAMIRTKGEPGTGNVSEAVRHMKLINSELRSLVSMTEEDRNMKAREYQVSYQLIELVAKLGRLPIVNFAAGGIATPADAALMMWLGSDGLFVGSGIFKSEDPEVRARAIVMATSGWEYPEIVLEAQKMISEQKTMMGIDIKSLPPDQLLQVRDT
- a CDS encoding ATPase, T2SS/T4P/T4SS family, whose amino-acid sequence is MLDKSSLLNGVSKYLERNVIYGNILIHRSLLRELEEESKEGMVSGDIALDEINRVKEMAERLLIGFDIVGETAGRDSNVVVRDYCKENGCTVVTSDELQRKMCDLIKVDCVLLQPLPDDKVVIEKFFDESTMSVHLKEDSRPKAKRGKPGEWEFVELSDKVISKPEMKHIVSDVVNSVRFVKGSFIEIERKGSMIIQLGTYRIVVTRPPLSDGWEMTVTRPVARRKMEDYSLDPKLLDKFKEHAEGIIIAGSPGMGKTTFAQALAEYYMELGKIVKTIESPRDMHLPSDITQYSKNYAEIGELHDILLLSRPDYTVYDEMRNDEDFKLYTDLRLAGIGMIGVVHATSPIDAIHRFVNRSDLGTIPNILDTVVFIKNGGVEKVYSLEMTVKVPSGLKEADLTRPVVEIKDFLNDKVEYEMYVFGEQTMIVPVKAGSLRGDSMENRLSKIVENVIPNASVSYEQGEYVVNIPKEEIGKFNRKLTSRLRKLEKKHNIRIRIRLSE
- the pdxT gene encoding pyridoxal 5'-phosphate synthase glutaminase subunit PdxT; this translates as MKIGVLAYQGSFEEHALQTKRAGGSVDVVPVKTTKDIAKIDGVIIPGGESTTIGMLASKLGLMDELRDQINSGLPVLGTCAGAIILAKEAVDSKVKKQQELLKAMDVSVVRNYYGRQRESFEADVDLSEIGGEKSRVVFIRSPAITKVWGNAKSLSKLNGVTIMAQEGGMLATTFHPELSNTLAVHKYFLSLVKK
- the ilvC gene encoding ketol-acid reductoisomerase, with product MINIAKIYTDKDASLDALKGKKIAVLGYGNQGRAWALNMKDSGLNIVVGLERQGKSWEKATKDGFKPVKTEDAVKDADVIIFLIPDMVQRTVWLEKVRPNMKKGADLVFAHGFNIHFKMIEPPTDSDVYMVAPKGPGDTVREYYVAGGGVPVLVATYQDVSGKALEKALAIAKGIGATRSGALVSSFKEETETDLVGEQTILVGGIMELMKSAFETLVEMGYQPEVAYFETINEVKMIVDIIHSKGLSGMLRAVSDTAKYGGITVGKKVINEDVRKRIREAAERVRSGEFAAEWVEEYNKGMPVVINGLKENDNSLEQKVADELRELIERGKPKK
- the hjc gene encoding Holliday junction resolvase Hjc — translated: MNSRKRKGTSAELFLFKKLRDKGFAVTRSPASGSKRKDPIPDIIALKKGIILLIELKSRSKDGKVYVSKEQAEGAMVFADKSGGFLFLGIKTPTTFRFLDFSKLRQTKGGNYVADEKTLEIEGFSFDDLIRFVDKKLGISLDDFMKG